Proteins co-encoded in one Heptranchias perlo isolate sHepPer1 chromosome 9, sHepPer1.hap1, whole genome shotgun sequence genomic window:
- the LOC137325492 gene encoding regulator of G-protein signaling 21-like isoform X2, with protein sequence MQTVLFLFPQLNLLAPKEEPYYRITKQDNQGEKRENKNSTSLDEPLQWGESLDKLLGHKSGLSLFRAFLQSEYSEENIEFWMACEDYKKTKSLAKLASKAKKIYSYFIETDAPKEVNIDFHTKEVTKKNVLQPTLSCFDLAQRKVHLLMEKDSYPRFLKSQLYRDLLKQTQVENNGHRRRSHSFTSAGLLQTQADFTAWL encoded by the exons ATGCAGACTGTACTATTCCTCTTCCCACAGCTTAACCTGTTAGCTCCTAAAGAGGAGCCTTACTACAGGATCACCAAACAGGATAAtcaaggggaaaagagagagaataaaAACAG TACATCTCTTGATGAGCCTTTGCAATGGGGTGAATCTCTAGACAAACTTCTAGGGCATAAAT CTGGTTTGAGTCTCTTTCGAGCTTTCCTACAGTCAGAATACAGTGAAGAGAACATCGAATTCTGGATGGCCTGTGAAGACTACAAGAAAACCAAGTCACTTGCAAAACTGGCCTCCAAAGCAAAGAAAATCTATTCATATTTCATAGAAACTGATGCtccaaaagag gtgaacaTTGATTTTCATACTAAAGAGGTGACCAAGAAGAATGTACTACAACCTACTCTCTCCTGTTTCGACTTGGCACAGAGGAAAGTGCACCTCCTGATGGAGAAGGACTCTTACCCCAGGTTCCTCAAGTCGCAACTCTACAGAGATTTGTTAAAGCAGACGCAGGTTGAGAATAATGGGCACAGACGACGATCCCATTCCTTTACATCAGCTGGTCTccttcaaacacaggcagacttCACTGCCTGGCTTTAA
- the LOC137325492 gene encoding regulator of G-protein signaling 21-like isoform X1, with product MQTVLFLFPQLNLLAPKEEPYYRITKQDNQGEKRENKNRLKDKRNRLSLLLQKAESYEIFIPPPNKPEKTNTSLDEPLQWGESLDKLLGHKSGLSLFRAFLQSEYSEENIEFWMACEDYKKTKSLAKLASKAKKIYSYFIETDAPKEVNIDFHTKEVTKKNVLQPTLSCFDLAQRKVHLLMEKDSYPRFLKSQLYRDLLKQTQVENNGHRRRSHSFTSAGLLQTQADFTAWL from the exons ATGCAGACTGTACTATTCCTCTTCCCACAGCTTAACCTGTTAGCTCCTAAAGAGGAGCCTTACTACAGGATCACCAAACAGGATAAtcaaggggaaaagagagagaataaaAACAG ACTTAAGGACAAACGGAATCGGTTAAGCCTCCTCCTGCAGAAGGCAGAATCATATGAAATCTTcatcccaccccccaataaaccTGAAAAAACAAA TACATCTCTTGATGAGCCTTTGCAATGGGGTGAATCTCTAGACAAACTTCTAGGGCATAAAT CTGGTTTGAGTCTCTTTCGAGCTTTCCTACAGTCAGAATACAGTGAAGAGAACATCGAATTCTGGATGGCCTGTGAAGACTACAAGAAAACCAAGTCACTTGCAAAACTGGCCTCCAAAGCAAAGAAAATCTATTCATATTTCATAGAAACTGATGCtccaaaagag gtgaacaTTGATTTTCATACTAAAGAGGTGACCAAGAAGAATGTACTACAACCTACTCTCTCCTGTTTCGACTTGGCACAGAGGAAAGTGCACCTCCTGATGGAGAAGGACTCTTACCCCAGGTTCCTCAAGTCGCAACTCTACAGAGATTTGTTAAAGCAGACGCAGGTTGAGAATAATGGGCACAGACGACGATCCCATTCCTTTACATCAGCTGGTCTccttcaaacacaggcagacttCACTGCCTGGCTTTAA